One genomic segment of Pseudomonas sp. RU47 includes these proteins:
- a CDS encoding HlyD family type I secretion periplasmic adaptor subunit, with product MSSASMNTENEASMEHAYITERPERDAKFFARMGWILAIVGAGSFFTWAALAPLDQGIPVQGTVVVSGKRKAVQSMSSGVVSRILVREGEIVKQGQPLFRLDQTQVAADVQSLQAQYRMAWASLARWQAERDNLKQVTFPAELSNDPDPRLALVLEGQRQLFSSRREAYYREQAGLRASIEGATAQLAGMRRARTDLNAQADSLQQQLSNLQPLADNGYIPRNRLMEYQRQLSQVQQQLAENTGESGRVEQGILESRLKLQQHAEEYQKEVRTQLADAQLKSVTLSEQLTSAGFDLQHSEIIATADGVAVNLGVHTEGAVVRQGETLLEIVPQGTTLEVEGHLPINLIDKVGAHLPVDILFTAFNQSKTPRVPGEVSLISADQMVDEKTGVPYYVLRSSVSDQAMEKLNGLVIKPGMPAEMFVRTGERSLLNYLFKPLLDRAGSALTEE from the coding sequence ATGAGCAGCGCAAGCATGAACACTGAAAACGAAGCGAGCATGGAACACGCCTACATCACCGAACGCCCGGAGCGCGATGCGAAGTTTTTCGCGCGCATGGGCTGGATTCTGGCGATCGTCGGCGCCGGCAGTTTCTTCACTTGGGCCGCTCTGGCCCCGCTGGATCAGGGCATCCCGGTGCAAGGCACGGTCGTGGTGTCGGGCAAACGCAAAGCCGTGCAGTCGATGAGCAGCGGCGTGGTCAGCCGGATTCTGGTGCGCGAAGGCGAAATCGTGAAGCAGGGCCAGCCGCTGTTCCGTCTCGATCAGACGCAAGTTGCCGCTGATGTGCAGTCGCTGCAAGCGCAATACCGGATGGCCTGGGCCAGCCTCGCGCGCTGGCAGGCCGAACGTGACAACCTCAAGCAAGTGACCTTTCCGGCCGAGCTGAGCAATGATCCGGATCCGCGTCTGGCACTGGTGCTGGAAGGCCAGCGCCAACTGTTCAGCAGCCGCCGCGAGGCGTACTACCGCGAGCAGGCCGGGCTGCGCGCGAGCATCGAAGGCGCCACCGCGCAACTGGCCGGCATGCGCCGCGCCCGTACCGACCTCAACGCCCAGGCCGACTCGCTGCAACAACAGCTCAGCAACCTGCAACCGCTAGCGGACAACGGCTACATCCCGCGCAACCGCTTGATGGAATACCAGCGGCAACTGTCGCAAGTGCAACAGCAACTGGCGGAAAACACCGGTGAAAGCGGGCGGGTCGAGCAGGGCATTCTTGAATCGCGCCTGAAACTGCAACAGCACGCCGAGGAATACCAGAAGGAAGTCCGCACGCAACTGGCCGATGCGCAACTGAAAAGCGTGACCCTGTCGGAGCAACTGACTTCCGCCGGTTTTGATTTGCAACACAGCGAAATCATCGCCACCGCTGACGGTGTGGCAGTCAACCTCGGCGTGCACACCGAAGGCGCGGTGGTGCGCCAAGGCGAAACGTTGCTGGAGATCGTTCCGCAAGGCACCACCCTGGAAGTGGAAGGGCACTTGCCGATCAACCTGATCGACAAGGTCGGCGCGCATTTGCCGGTGGACATCCTGTTTACCGCCTTCAACCAGAGCAAAACCCCGCGCGTTCCGGGTGAAGTCAGCCTGATTTCCGCCGACCAGATGGTCGATGAGAAAACCGGCGTGCCGTATTACGTCCTGCGCAGCAGCGTCAGCGATCAGGCCATGGAAAAACTCAACGGTCTGGTGATCAAGCCCGGCATGCCGGCAGAAATGTTCGTGCGCACCGGCGAACGTTCACTCCTCAACTATCTGTTCAAACCGCTGCTCGACCGGGCCGGCTCCGCGTTGACCGAGGAATAA
- a CDS encoding type I secretion system permease/ATPase — protein MKMAKAPATAPLFKALGDYKSILISVGCFTALINVLMLVPSIYMLQVYDRVLSSQNETTLAMLSLMVVGFFAFIGLLEVVRSFIVIRIGSQLERRFNLRVYQAAFERNLFKGEGNAGQSLGDLTHIRQFVTGPALFAFFDAPWFPVYLFVIYLFNVWLGVLATAGALLLIGLACLNEYMTKKPLGEAAGYSQKSSQLATSHLHNAETIQAMGMLGSLRKRWFQVHSRFLGLQNQASDTGAVISSLSKTLRLCLQSLVLGLGALLVIKGDMTAGMMIAGSILMGRVLSPIDQLIAVWKQWSGAKLAYRRLDALLQAFPPSDDAMALPAPKGQITFEQVSAGPPGQRAATLQMVNFNLNAGEVLGVLGASGSGKSTLARVLVGVWPTLGGTVRLDGADIHRWNRDDLGPYIGYLPQDIELFSGSIAENIARFSEADPQKVVAAAQQAGVHEMILRLPQGYDTQLGEDGSGLSGGQKQRVALARSMYGTPSLVVLDEPNSNLDTVGEAALASAIAALKAQGTTVVLVTHRSSVLAQADKLLVLNDGRLQAFGPSQDVLKALSGQQEQQREKAAPAPGGLSMSRQYQPSTRNSGV, from the coding sequence ATGAAGATGGCGAAGGCCCCAGCCACCGCTCCGTTATTCAAGGCTTTGGGTGACTATAAGAGCATTCTGATCAGCGTCGGCTGCTTTACCGCACTGATTAACGTGCTGATGCTGGTGCCCTCCATCTATATGCTCCAGGTCTATGACCGGGTGCTGTCGTCGCAGAACGAAACGACCCTGGCGATGCTGTCGCTGATGGTTGTCGGTTTCTTCGCCTTTATCGGCCTGCTCGAAGTGGTGCGCAGCTTTATCGTGATCCGCATCGGCAGCCAGTTGGAGCGCCGCTTCAACCTGCGTGTTTACCAGGCGGCGTTCGAGCGCAACCTGTTCAAAGGCGAGGGCAACGCCGGGCAGTCGCTGGGTGATTTGACGCACATTCGCCAATTTGTCACCGGGCCAGCGCTGTTCGCGTTTTTCGATGCGCCGTGGTTCCCGGTCTATCTGTTTGTGATCTACCTGTTCAACGTCTGGCTCGGCGTGCTCGCTACTGCGGGCGCACTGTTGCTGATAGGGCTGGCGTGCCTGAACGAATACATGACCAAAAAGCCGCTGGGCGAAGCCGCCGGTTATTCGCAGAAGTCCAGCCAGTTGGCCACCAGCCATTTGCACAACGCCGAAACCATTCAGGCGATGGGCATGCTCGGTTCCCTGCGTAAACGCTGGTTTCAGGTGCACTCGCGTTTCCTCGGCCTGCAGAATCAGGCCAGTGACACCGGTGCAGTGATCAGCTCACTGAGCAAAACCCTGCGTCTGTGCCTGCAATCGCTGGTGTTGGGCCTGGGCGCATTGCTGGTGATCAAGGGCGACATGACCGCCGGGATGATGATCGCCGGTTCCATCCTGATGGGCCGCGTACTGAGCCCGATCGACCAGTTGATTGCCGTATGGAAGCAGTGGAGCGGGGCGAAGCTGGCTTACCGCCGTCTCGATGCGCTGCTGCAAGCCTTCCCGCCGAGTGACGACGCCATGGCGCTGCCGGCGCCGAAAGGCCAGATCACCTTCGAACAGGTCAGCGCCGGCCCGCCGGGGCAACGCGCGGCGACCCTGCAGATGGTCAATTTCAATCTGAATGCCGGCGAAGTGCTCGGCGTACTCGGGGCTTCCGGCTCCGGCAAATCGACCCTGGCCCGCGTGCTGGTGGGTGTCTGGCCGACCCTCGGCGGCACTGTGCGCCTCGATGGCGCGGACATTCATCGCTGGAACCGCGATGACCTTGGCCCGTACATCGGCTACCTGCCGCAAGACATCGAGTTGTTCAGTGGCAGCATCGCCGAGAACATCGCCCGTTTCAGCGAGGCCGATCCGCAGAAGGTCGTTGCCGCTGCGCAACAGGCCGGCGTGCACGAAATGATCCTGCGTCTGCCGCAAGGCTACGACACGCAACTGGGCGAGGACGGCAGCGGCCTGTCCGGCGGCCAGAAACAGCGCGTGGCCCTGGCGCGCTCCATGTATGGCACGCCAAGCCTGGTGGTGCTGGATGAACCGAACTCCAACCTCGACACCGTCGGCGAAGCCGCATTGGCCAGCGCCATTGCCGCACTCAAAGCCCAGGGCACCACGGTGGTATTGGTGACGCACCGTTCTTCGGTGTTGGCCCAAGCCGATAAATTGCTGGTCCTGAATGACGGGCGTCTGCAAGCCTTCGGTCCGAGTCAGGACGTGCTCAAGGCACTCTCCGGCCAGCAAGAACAGCAACGGGAAAAAGCTGCACCGGCACCGGGCGGGCTCAGCATGAGCCGACAGTATCAGCCCTCGACAAGGAACTCGGGTGTATGA